A DNA window from Bacteroides cellulosilyticus contains the following coding sequences:
- a CDS encoding endonuclease/exonuclease/phosphatase family protein produces MKHIGKFVAYLILAVNIFFISLLLLTAYSPHIKPVAHPVESCFGLTFPIFLVINICFFIFWLIIQKYKFALFPLVAFLLCYSQIRTYFPLNFHTSKLPEDSFKVLSYNIMGFDGAVKKDGENLILNYLKNSGADILCLQEYQTIESPRYLSQKDVEKALKDYPYHNIQIVGRGSGKGHTNRIACYSKFPILSSRKLDYASEYNGSVVYELKMGEDTVMLINNHLESNKLTKEDKVVYESMLKSPETEKVKSGARLLIRKLAEASAIRAPQADSIAQEIAASRYPYIIVCGDFNDTPISYAHRVIEKGLNDAFTKSGRGLGISYNQNKFYFRIDNILASKNLKPYNCTVDRSIKESDHYPIWCYLKRKD; encoded by the coding sequence ATAAAGCATATTGGTAAATTCGTAGCCTATCTGATTTTAGCGGTTAATATTTTCTTTATAAGCTTGCTGCTTCTCACCGCTTACAGCCCGCACATCAAGCCGGTTGCTCACCCCGTAGAGTCCTGCTTCGGGCTGACATTTCCTATTTTCCTGGTGATAAACATCTGCTTTTTCATCTTTTGGCTTATTATCCAAAAGTATAAGTTTGCACTTTTTCCACTGGTAGCATTTCTTTTATGCTATTCACAAATACGGACTTATTTCCCGCTCAATTTCCACACAAGCAAATTACCCGAAGACAGTTTCAAGGTTTTGTCATATAACATCATGGGCTTCGACGGAGCGGTCAAAAAGGATGGTGAGAATCTCATTCTGAATTATCTGAAGAATAGCGGAGCAGATATCTTATGCCTGCAAGAATACCAAACGATAGAATCTCCCCGTTATCTCAGCCAGAAAGATGTGGAAAAGGCTTTAAAAGATTATCCCTATCATAACATCCAGATAGTGGGAAGAGGAAGTGGAAAAGGCCACACCAACCGGATAGCCTGCTACTCTAAATTCCCTATTCTTTCATCCCGTAAACTGGATTATGCCAGTGAATACAATGGCTCAGTGGTTTATGAACTGAAAATGGGAGAAGATACCGTAATGCTCATCAATAATCATCTGGAATCTAACAAGCTGACTAAAGAAGACAAAGTAGTCTACGAAAGTATGCTCAAATCTCCTGAAACGGAAAAAGTTAAAAGCGGTGCACGCCTGCTCATCCGCAAACTGGCAGAAGCATCCGCCATTCGCGCCCCACAAGCAGACAGTATCGCCCAGGAAATCGCAGCGTCACGATACCCTTATATCATTGTCTGCGGCGACTTTAACGATACTCCCATTTCCTATGCACACCGGGTCATTGAAAAAGGATTAAATGATGCTTTTACCAAGTCCGGCCGCGGGCTGGGTATTTCTTATAATCAGAATAAATTCTATTTCCGGATAGACAATATCCTGGCAAGCAAAAACCTTAAACCTTATAACTGTACGGTGGACCGTTCTATAAAAGAATCCGACCATTATCCAATCTGGTGTTATCTGAAGAGAAAAGACTGA
- the secDF gene encoding protein translocase subunit SecDF gives MQNKGFVKVFAVLLTLVCVFYLSFSFVTRHYTNKAKEFAKGDVKVEQDYLDSLANEKVFFGNWTLKQCREMEISLGLDLKGGMNVILEVSVPDVIKALADNKPDEAFNQALANAAKQAISSQDDVITLFVREYHKIAPDARLSELFATQQLKDKVNQKTSDAEVEKVLRTEVKAAVDNSYNVLRTRIDRFGVVQPNIQSLEDKMGRIMVELPGIKEPERVRKLLQGSANLEFWETYNAKDVAPYLQAADNKLRSILANEAPADSAAVDSTAAPVVAQATSTADSLAAALKGENKAQSVDLAQIKKEHPLLAVLQVNSSGQGPVVAYANYKDTADINKYLSMKEIQAELPKDLRLKWGVSAYEYDPKGQTFELYAIRSTERNGRAPLEGDVVVSAKDEYDQFGKPAVSMSMNTDGSRRWAQLTKQNIGKSIAIVLDGYVYSAPNVNTEITGGNSQITGHFTPEQAKDLANVLKSGKMPAPARIVQEDIVGPSLGQASINAGVFSFIVALILLMVYMCSMYGFIPGMVANGALVLNMFFTMGILSSFQAALTMSGIAGMVLALGMAVDANVLIYERTKEELRAGKGVKKALADGYSNAFSAIFDSNLTSIITGVILFNFGTGPIRGFATTLIIGILISFFTAVFMTRLVYEYFMNKDKWLNLTFSSKISKNLMTNVHFDFMGRNKQWFTITGIILVICIGSLFVRGLSQSIDFTGGRNFKVQFENAVEPEQVRELIASKFGDSNVSVIAIGTDKKTVRISTNYRIEEEGNNVDSEIEAYLYETLKPVLTQNITLETFIDRENHTGGSIVSSQKVGPSIADDIKTSAMWSVVLALIAIGLYILIRFRNIAYSVGSVVALTSDTLMILGAYSLCWGWMPFSLEIDQTFIGAILTAIGYSINDKVVIFDRVREFFGLYPKRDRKQLFNDSLNTTLARTINTSLSTLIVLLCIFILGGDSIRSFAFAMILGVVIGTLSSLFVASPIAYMMMKNKKIVEPAVEVAK, from the coding sequence ATGCAAAACAAAGGATTTGTAAAGGTTTTTGCGGTATTGCTCACACTGGTGTGTGTGTTCTATCTCTCCTTTTCTTTTGTGACTCGCCATTATACCAATAAGGCTAAAGAGTTTGCAAAAGGCGATGTGAAAGTAGAGCAGGACTACCTGGATTCTCTGGCTAATGAGAAAGTATTCTTCGGCAATTGGACACTGAAACAGTGCCGAGAGATGGAGATCAGTTTAGGTTTGGACTTAAAGGGTGGTATGAACGTCATCCTCGAAGTTTCCGTTCCCGATGTAATCAAAGCATTGGCGGACAACAAACCCGACGAAGCATTCAATCAAGCATTGGCAAATGCTGCAAAACAGGCTATTAGCAGCCAGGACGACGTCATTACGTTGTTTGTGAGAGAGTATCACAAAATTGCTCCGGACGCACGTCTTTCCGAGCTTTTCGCCACTCAACAGTTAAAAGACAAAGTTAACCAAAAGACCTCCGACGCGGAAGTAGAAAAGGTACTGCGCACGGAAGTAAAAGCCGCTGTTGACAACTCATACAACGTACTCCGTACTCGTATCGACCGTTTTGGTGTGGTTCAGCCCAACATCCAAAGTCTGGAAGACAAGATGGGACGTATCATGGTGGAACTTCCGGGTATCAAGGAACCGGAACGTGTAAGAAAATTACTTCAAGGTTCCGCTAATCTGGAGTTTTGGGAAACATACAACGCAAAGGATGTTGCACCTTATCTGCAAGCTGCTGATAACAAACTGCGTAGCATTTTAGCCAATGAAGCACCTGCTGACAGTGCAGCTGTTGACAGCACCGCTGCTCCGGTTGTAGCGCAAGCTACCAGCACCGCCGACAGTCTTGCCGCTGCATTGAAAGGTGAAAACAAAGCACAATCCGTCGATCTTGCACAAATCAAGAAAGAACATCCGTTGCTGGCTGTACTGCAGGTTAACTCCAGCGGGCAAGGTCCTGTTGTAGCTTATGCTAATTACAAGGATACTGCTGACATCAACAAATATCTTTCCATGAAAGAAATTCAAGCCGAACTCCCGAAAGACCTTCGTCTGAAATGGGGTGTTTCCGCTTACGAATATGATCCGAAAGGACAAACTTTCGAACTTTACGCTATCCGCTCAACCGAACGTAACGGACGCGCTCCGCTGGAAGGTGATGTTGTTGTAAGCGCTAAAGACGAATACGATCAGTTTGGTAAACCTGCCGTAAGTATGTCAATGAATACAGACGGTTCACGCCGCTGGGCACAGTTGACTAAACAAAACATCGGTAAGAGCATCGCTATCGTATTGGACGGCTATGTATATTCTGCACCGAATGTAAATACTGAAATTACAGGTGGTAACTCACAAATCACGGGTCACTTTACTCCCGAACAGGCAAAGGACTTAGCAAACGTACTGAAATCCGGTAAGATGCCGGCTCCCGCACGTATCGTTCAGGAAGATATCGTAGGTCCGTCTTTGGGACAGGCTTCTATTAACGCCGGTGTATTCTCATTCATCGTAGCATTAATACTATTGATGGTTTATATGTGCTCCATGTACGGTTTCATTCCGGGTATGGTTGCCAACGGCGCATTGGTACTGAACATGTTCTTTACAATGGGTATCCTTTCATCCTTCCAGGCGGCTCTGACAATGTCCGGTATTGCCGGTATGGTGTTAGCCCTGGGTATGGCTGTGGATGCGAACGTGTTGATCTATGAACGTACAAAAGAAGAGTTACGCGCAGGTAAGGGTGTGAAAAAAGCCCTCGCAGACGGTTATTCTAATGCATTCTCCGCTATCTTCGACTCAAATTTAACGTCTATCATCACGGGTGTTATCCTGTTTAATTTCGGTACAGGTCCTATCCGTGGTTTTGCCACGACCTTGATTATCGGTATCTTGATTTCATTCTTTACCGCTGTGTTCATGACACGTCTGGTATATGAATACTTCATGAATAAAGATAAATGGCTGAACCTGACTTTCTCTTCTAAGATCTCTAAGAACCTGATGACGAATGTACATTTCGACTTCATGGGTAGAAATAAGCAATGGTTTACAATTACAGGCATTATCCTTGTTATCTGTATCGGTTCACTGTTCGTACGTGGCTTGAGCCAGAGTATCGACTTCACCGGTGGACGCAACTTCAAGGTACAGTTTGAAAACGCCGTAGAACCGGAACAAGTACGTGAGTTAATCGCCAGCAAGTTCGGTGATTCTAATGTAAGTGTAATTGCTATCGGTACCGATAAGAAGACTGTACGTATCAGTACAAACTACCGTATCGAAGAAGAAGGTAATAATGTCGATTCAGAAATCGAAGCATATCTGTATGAAACGCTGAAACCGGTATTGACGCAGAACATCACGCTGGAGACATTCATCGACCGCGAAAATCACACAGGTGGCAGTATCGTCAGCTCACAGAAAGTAGGTCCGAGTATCGCAGATGATATCAAGACTTCGGCCATGTGGTCTGTAGTTCTCGCTCTTATCGCCATCGGTCTCTACATCTTGATCCGTTTCCGCAACATTGCATATAGTGTGGGTTCCGTAGTTGCACTGACCAGTGATACATTAATGATTCTTGGCGCTTATTCATTGTGCTGGGGTTGGATGCCGTTCTCTCTTGAAATTGACCAGACATTTATCGGTGCTATCCTTACGGCTATCGGTTACTCTATCAATGATAAAGTGGTAATCTTCGACCGTGTACGTGAATTCTTCGGCCTGTACCCGAAACGTGACAGAAAGCAATTGTTCAATGATTCGTTGAATACGACTCTGGCACGTACCATAAATACTTCATTGAGTACATTAATCGTGCTGCTGTGTATCTTCATCCTTGGTGGTGACTCTATCCGCAGTTTCGCATTTGCAATGATTCTCGGTGTTGTAATCGGTACATTATCTTCTCTGTTCGTTGCATCTCCTATCGCATATATGATGATGAAGAACAAAAAGATTGTTGAGCCTGCTGTTGAAGTAGCAAAATAA
- a CDS encoding rhomboid family protein, with protein sequence MGTIITDLKEAFRRGNIYIQLIYINVAVFVVTTLTEVILQLFNRSLGGAFEWLELPASLTQFIIQPWSLFTYMFMHAGFLHILFNMLWLYWFGALFLMFFSAKHLRGAYILGGICGGLLYMAAYNIFPYFRPMVDYSFMLGASASVLAIVAATAYREPNYPIRLFLFGTIRLKYLALIVIGTDLLFITSSNAGGHIAHLGGALAGLWFAAGLSKGKDITAWINKILDAIVSLFSFKPRKPKMKVHYGNSRQKDYDYNARKKSQSEEIDRILDKLKKSGYESLTTEEKKSLFDASKR encoded by the coding sequence ATGGGTACTATTATAACTGACCTTAAAGAAGCTTTTCGCAGAGGGAATATTTATATCCAGCTGATTTATATCAACGTAGCTGTTTTTGTAGTCACTACGCTGACGGAAGTAATTCTGCAATTATTCAATCGCAGCCTCGGCGGTGCGTTTGAATGGCTGGAATTGCCCGCTTCACTCACACAGTTCATCATACAGCCATGGTCACTGTTCACATATATGTTTATGCATGCAGGATTTTTACATATCTTGTTCAACATGTTGTGGCTATACTGGTTCGGAGCACTATTCCTGATGTTCTTCTCGGCCAAACATCTGCGCGGAGCGTATATCCTAGGAGGTATTTGCGGTGGATTATTGTACATGGCAGCCTATAATATCTTCCCGTATTTCCGCCCGATGGTCGATTATTCATTCATGTTGGGGGCATCCGCTTCCGTGCTTGCCATCGTAGCTGCTACAGCGTACCGCGAACCTAACTACCCCATCCGGCTGTTCCTCTTTGGTACGATACGGTTGAAATATCTGGCACTGATTGTCATCGGTACGGATTTACTGTTCATTACATCCAGCAATGCAGGCGGACATATTGCCCATCTGGGCGGTGCATTGGCGGGACTCTGGTTTGCTGCCGGACTCAGTAAAGGAAAAGATATCACTGCCTGGATTAACAAAATTCTAGATGCTATCGTTTCACTGTTCAGTTTCAAGCCCCGCAAACCGAAGATGAAAGTTCACTATGGTAACAGCCGTCAGAAAGACTATGACTACAACGCCCGCAAGAAATCTCAATCCGAAGAAATAGACCGTATCCTCGATAAATTGAAAAAATCAGGATATGAAAGCCTGACCACAGAAGAAAAGAAAAGTCTTTTCGATGCGAGCAAACGATAG
- a CDS encoding M3 family metallopeptidase: protein MFKKCIFILATSCMMYSCTTQTETNPFLTEFQTEHGVPPFDKIRLEHYEPAFLKGIEEQNANIDAIVDNSEAPTFENVIVALDNSSPTLDRVSAIFYNMTEAETTDDLKELSIKLAPTLSEHSDNISLNQDLFKKVDAVYQQKDALGLTTEQQRLLEETYKGFVRSGANLSPDKQARLREVNKELSTLGIKFSDNVLNENNAFKLYIDKEEDLAGLPDWFRQSAAEKAKEDGQEGKWLFTLGNASRLPFLQYSENRPLREQMYKAYINRGNNNDKNDNKKIITDIIKLRLEKAQLLGFDCYSNFVLDNTMAKNSTTVMDFLNNLWSYSLPKAKAEAVELQNIMDKEGKGEKLEAWDWWFYTEKLRKEKYNLEEDEIKPYFKLENVREGAFAVANKLYGITLTKLEGIPVYHPDVEVFEVKDADGSHLGVFYVDYFPRPGKSGGAWMSNYREQQGAIRPLVCNVCSFTQPVGDMPSLLTIDEVETLFHEFGHALHGLLTKCNYKGISGTNVVRDFVELPSQINEHWATEPEVLKMYAKHYQTGETIPDSLIEKILNQKTFNQGFMTTELLAAAILDMNLHNLTDTQNLDILAYEKEAMDKLELIPEIAPRYRTTYFNHIIGGYAAGYYSYLWANVLDNDAFEAFKEHGIFNKKTADLFRNNVLEKGNSEDPMTLYKNFRGTEPQLEPMLKNRGMK, encoded by the coding sequence ATGTTTAAGAAGTGTATTTTTATTTTAGCTACAAGTTGTATGATGTACTCCTGTACCACGCAAACGGAAACCAATCCGTTCCTGACTGAGTTCCAAACCGAACATGGCGTACCGCCTTTCGATAAAATCAGATTGGAACACTATGAACCTGCCTTTCTGAAAGGCATTGAAGAGCAAAATGCAAATATAGATGCAATAGTGGACAACTCCGAAGCGCCAACCTTTGAAAATGTAATCGTTGCTCTTGATAATAGTTCCCCGACACTGGACCGGGTTAGTGCCATCTTCTATAATATGACGGAAGCAGAAACAACAGATGATCTGAAAGAATTATCTATTAAACTCGCCCCGACATTGTCCGAACACAGTGATAATATCTCACTGAATCAGGATCTTTTCAAGAAGGTTGATGCTGTATACCAACAGAAAGATGCATTGGGACTGACTACCGAACAACAACGCCTGCTGGAAGAGACCTACAAAGGCTTTGTCCGTTCCGGTGCAAACTTATCCCCTGATAAACAGGCACGCTTGCGCGAAGTCAACAAAGAACTTTCTACATTAGGTATCAAATTCAGTGATAATGTCCTGAATGAAAACAACGCCTTCAAACTTTATATAGACAAGGAAGAAGACCTTGCCGGACTGCCCGACTGGTTCCGTCAAAGCGCTGCTGAAAAAGCCAAAGAAGACGGACAAGAAGGCAAGTGGCTGTTTACATTGGGTAATGCCAGTCGTCTTCCATTCCTGCAATACTCAGAAAATCGTCCGTTACGCGAACAAATGTACAAGGCCTACATCAACCGCGGCAACAACAATGACAAGAATGACAACAAGAAGATTATTACAGACATCATAAAACTGCGTCTTGAAAAAGCGCAATTACTGGGCTTCGACTGTTATTCTAATTTTGTTTTGGACAATACGATGGCTAAAAATTCCACAACCGTTATGGACTTCTTAAACAACCTGTGGAGCTATTCATTGCCAAAAGCAAAAGCCGAAGCTGTTGAATTGCAGAACATAATGGATAAAGAAGGCAAAGGTGAAAAACTGGAAGCGTGGGACTGGTGGTTCTATACAGAAAAACTCCGCAAAGAGAAATACAATCTGGAAGAAGACGAAATCAAACCTTACTTTAAGTTAGAAAATGTACGCGAAGGCGCTTTCGCTGTAGCTAATAAACTTTATGGCATCACTTTAACGAAATTGGAAGGTATCCCCGTATACCACCCCGATGTAGAAGTATTCGAAGTGAAAGATGCAGATGGCTCACACTTGGGTGTTTTCTACGTAGATTATTTCCCCCGTCCGGGTAAGAGCGGTGGTGCATGGATGAGCAACTATCGCGAACAACAAGGCGCTATCCGCCCGTTGGTATGCAATGTATGCAGTTTCACACAGCCCGTAGGCGATATGCCTTCATTGCTGACTATTGACGAAGTGGAAACACTGTTCCATGAATTTGGTCATGCCCTGCATGGATTGCTGACAAAATGCAACTATAAAGGTATTTCCGGCACAAACGTAGTACGCGACTTCGTTGAGTTGCCTTCACAAATCAATGAGCATTGGGCTACCGAACCTGAAGTATTGAAAATGTATGCCAAACATTATCAAACCGGCGAAACTATCCCCGACAGCCTTATTGAAAAGATTCTGAATCAGAAAACCTTCAACCAAGGCTTCATGACCACCGAATTACTGGCTGCTGCCATTCTGGATATGAATCTGCACAATCTGACAGATACCCAGAACCTGGACATATTGGCATATGAGAAAGAGGCCATGGACAAACTGGAGCTTATTCCGGAAATAGCTCCACGCTATCGTACCACCTACTTCAACCATATCATTGGCGGTTATGCTGCCGGCTATTACAGCTATTTGTGGGCAAATGTATTGGACAACGATGCTTTCGAAGCTTTCAAGGAACACGGCATCTTTAACAAAAAGACAGCCGACCTCTTCCGGAATAACGTTTTGGAAAAGGGTAACAGCGAAGATCCGATGACTCTTTACAAGAACTTCCGCGGAACGGAGCCACAACTGGAACCGATGTTAAAAAATCGCGGAATGAAATAA